The Megalops cyprinoides isolate fMegCyp1 chromosome 22, fMegCyp1.pri, whole genome shotgun sequence genome contains a region encoding:
- the fnip2 gene encoding folliculin-interacting protein 2 isoform X1: protein MAPTLLQRLFSKRANAASSRDYKGPDLCWASSELDLNQIRLIVYQDCERRGRQVLFDSKAIRKIDTSDPKNGDEAQAKTQGRCYQGNRSGACTINAPNVSAPGAPGDREALPSYQYTRPASDVNMLGEMMFGSVAMSYKGSTLKIHYIRSPPQLMVSKVFSTRVGSATGSTNTLQDSFEYIHHESVAGKSCPSQSGLGSQSGSSIAHSTPVDMPSRGHSEDRDSGIARSASLSSLLVTPLPSPGSSLSSGCASSYQRRWLRSQTTSLENGPVPRWGNEETFSLSDESCSSNPAIVRRKKIAVSIIFSLPEKEEENKSFQDFFFSHFPLFESHMNKLKTAIEKAMILCRKIAESSQRVQVYLCRVMDALGEFRTTVWNLYMAPRITEPVWLTMVSQTTEKSPLCQRFLRELTTLTEHTAKSQFLASLLTAVLTHHLAWVPTVMPNDHPPIKSFSGKHTSQSVDMLAKSHPYNPLWAQLGDLYGALGSPVRLARTVVVGKRRELVQRVLYVLTYFIRCSDLQENAFRASERAQGEAVLTTTLERGEVEESEYVVVSVRSEQPEGERAGIPAAQDHHAQGGELGQSAPCSERTDEEEATPTSTGSSSPTPVQGTRQKEVETGGMGEREGACPEPPAPGERPCLRLLPQESPLLHRVKFQIGSSESPDSDLESRQREMDRSYRCYRDSLAEDPGGVLAEADAETEDAAPKTPPQHAATHCDRDTGALGDPGRAGPEGACPAERPGTPGCPGMRAQPSADRAGPVRPCPGWCAPYGSGVRKLPLRLQGDIRRNESSDSALGDSDDEDSSVEPSARQEHPREEYELPLLRTEIISKPDVNNFGRSLFGGYCPQYMPDFVLHGTSSDERLRQCLMADLDHTVLHPALDEPIAEAVCIIADTDKMTVQVATSQRRVMDSNKLGKEVLVSSLVTSLLHSLLQLSKLHISPDFCVMHLEDRLQEVYFKSRMLAEYLKGQTRVHVRELGQVLGIESNDLPLLAAVASTHSPYVAQILL from the exons ATGGCTCCCACTCTCCTTCAGAGGCTTTTTAGTAAAAGGGCCAACGCGGCGTCTTCGCGGGATTATAAAGGGCCGGATCTATG CTGGGCGTCATCTGAGTTGGACCTGAACCAGATCCGCCTGATCGTCTACCAGGACTGCGAGCGCAGGGGGCGGCAGGTTCTGTTCGACTCCAAAGCCATCCGGAAGATTGACACGTCTGACCCG AAGAATGGCGATGAGGCACAGGCGAAAACACAGGGCAGGTGCTACCAGGGAAACAGGAGCGGGGCCTGCACCATTAACGCCCCGAACGTCAGCGCACCTGGCGCGCCCGGCGACAGAGAGGCACTGCCTAGCTACCAG TACACAAGGCCAGCGTCGGATGTCAACATGCTGGGCGAGATGATGTTTGGCTCGGTTGCCATGAGCTACAAAGGGTCTACACTAAAGATACACTACATACG CTCACCACCCCAGCTGATGGTCAGCAAGGTCTTTTCCACCAGAGTGGGCAGCGCAACAGGGAGCACAAACAC GCTGCAGGACAGCTTTGAGTACATCCACCATGAGTCTGTGGCAGGGAAGTCCTGTCCAAGCCAGAGCGGCCTGGGAAGCCAGAGTGGAAGCAGCATAG CTCACAGCACCCCTGTGGACATGCCGAGCAGAGGTCACAGCGAGGACAGAGATAGCGGCATAGCTCGATCAG cgTCCCTGAGCAGCCTGCTGGTCACGCCCCTCCCGTCCCCaggctcctccctctccagcgGCTGCGCCAGCAGCTACCAGCGGCGCTGGCTGCGCAGCCAGACCACCAGCCTGGAGAACGGTCCCGTGCCACGCTG GGGTAACGAGGAGACCTTCAGCCTATCGGACGAGAGCTGCAGCTCGAACCCGGCCATCGTCCGGCGGAAGAAGATTGCAGTCAGCATCATCTTCTCTCTCccggagaaggaggaggagaacaagAGCTTCCAGGACTTCTTCTTTTCTCACTTTCCCCTCTTCGAATCCCACATGAACAAGCTGAAGACTGCCATTGAGAAG GCGATGATCCTGTGCCGGAAGATTGCGGAGTCCAGCCAGCGGGTGCAGGTGTACCTGTGTCGAGTTATGGACGCACTGGGGGAGTTCCG GACGACGGTGTGGAACCTGTACATGGCTCCCCGGATCACGGAGCCCGTGTGGCTGACCATGGTGTCCCAGACGACCGAGAAGAGCCCGCTGTGCCAGCGCTTCCTCAGGGAGCTCACCACCCTCACGGAGCACACCGCCAAGAGCCA GTTTCTTGCCTCACTGTtgactgctgtcctgacccATCACCTGGCCTGGGTTCCCACAGTCATGCCAAATGACCACCCGCCAATCAAGTCCTTCTCGGGGAAGCACACATCTCAGTCAGTAGACATGCTGGCCAAGTCCCACCCCTACAACCCCCTCTGGGCACAACTTG GTGATCTGTACGGTGCGCTGGGCTCGCCTGTGCGGCTGGCGCGGACTGTGGTGGTGGGGAAGCGCCGGGAGCTGGTGCAGCGGGTCCTCTACGTCCTCACCTACTTCATCCGCTGCTCAGACCTGCAGGAGAACGCGTTCCGCGCCAGCGAGCGGGCGCAGGGCGAGGCCGTGCTCACCACCACGCTGGAGAGGGGCGAGGTGGAGGAGTCGGAGTACGTGGTGGTCTCTGTGCGGAGCGAGCAGCCGGAGGGCGAGAGGGCCGGGATCCCCGCGGCCCAGGACCACCACGCCCAGGGCGGCGAGCTCGGCCAATCGGCTCCCTGCTCAGAGAGGACGGACGAGGAGGAGGCCACGCCCACCAGCACAGGTTCTTCCAGCCCTACACCTGTGCAGGGGACCAGGCAGAAAGAGGTGGAGACGGGGGGCATGGGCGAGCGGGAGGGGGCGTGCCCCGAGCCCCCTGCCCCGGGGGAGAGACCCTGTTTGAGACTGCTGCCCCAGGAGAGCCCTCTCCTGCACAGGGTAAAGTTCCAGATCGGGAGCTCGGAGTCGCCCGATTCGGACCTGGAGTCCCGTCAGAGGGAGATGGACAGGAGTTACCGCTGCTACAGGGACAGCCTGGCCGAGGACCCTGGCGGCGTGCTGGCCGAGGCGGACGCGGAGACCGAGGACGCCGCGCCAAAGACTCCCCCGCAGCACGCCGCCACACACTGTGACAGGGACACGGGTGCGCTAGGGGACCCGGGCCGGGCCGGGCCGGAGGGGGCGTGTCCCGCTGAGAGACCCGGGACGCCGGGCTGTCCCGGCATGCGCGCGCAGCCCTCGGCAGACAGGGCGGGGCCGGTGAGGCCCTGCCCGGGATGGTGTGCTCCCTATGGGAGCGGCGTGAGGAAGCTGCCCCTCAGGTTGCAGGGGGACATCCGCAGGAACGAAAGCTCGGACAGCGCCCTGGGGGACAGCGATGACGAGGACTCGTCGGTGGAGCCGTCTGCGCGGCAGGAGCATCCCAGAGAAGAGTACGAACTGCCCCTGCTCAG GACAGAAATCATCAGCAAGCCAGATGTGAACAATTTTGGCAGGTCGCTGTTTGGTGGCTACTGTCCCCAGTACATGCCAGACTTCGTCCTGCACGGGACCAGCTCAGATGAGCGACTCAGACAGTGTCTGATGGCTGATCTCGATCACACTGTCTTG CACCCGGCCCTGGACGAGCCCATAGCGGAGGCGGTGTGCATCATCGCAGACACGGATAAGATGACCGTGCAGGTGGCTACCAGCCAGCGCAGGGTGATGGACTCCAACAAGCTGGGCAAGGAGGTGCTGGTGTCCAGCCTCGTCACCAGCCTCCTACATTCCCTACTCCAGCTTTCCAAGCTCCACATCTCTCCTGACTTT TGCGTGATGCACCTGGAGGATCGGCTGCAGGAAGTGTACTTCAAAAGCAGGATGCTGGCGGAGTACTTAAAGGGACAGACCAGAGTGCACGTCAGGGAACTGGGACAGGTCCTGGG GATCGAATCGAACGACCTCCCCCTGCTGGCGGCCGTGGCCAGCACGCACTCCCCGTACGTGGCCCAGATCCTGCTGTGA
- the fnip2 gene encoding folliculin-interacting protein 2 isoform X2 — translation MAPTLLQRLFSKRANAASSRDYKGPDLCWASSELDLNQIRLIVYQDCERRGRQVLFDSKAIRKIDTSDPNGDEAQAKTQGRCYQGNRSGACTINAPNVSAPGAPGDREALPSYQYTRPASDVNMLGEMMFGSVAMSYKGSTLKIHYIRSPPQLMVSKVFSTRVGSATGSTNTLQDSFEYIHHESVAGKSCPSQSGLGSQSGSSIAHSTPVDMPSRGHSEDRDSGIARSASLSSLLVTPLPSPGSSLSSGCASSYQRRWLRSQTTSLENGPVPRWGNEETFSLSDESCSSNPAIVRRKKIAVSIIFSLPEKEEENKSFQDFFFSHFPLFESHMNKLKTAIEKAMILCRKIAESSQRVQVYLCRVMDALGEFRTTVWNLYMAPRITEPVWLTMVSQTTEKSPLCQRFLRELTTLTEHTAKSQFLASLLTAVLTHHLAWVPTVMPNDHPPIKSFSGKHTSQSVDMLAKSHPYNPLWAQLGDLYGALGSPVRLARTVVVGKRRELVQRVLYVLTYFIRCSDLQENAFRASERAQGEAVLTTTLERGEVEESEYVVVSVRSEQPEGERAGIPAAQDHHAQGGELGQSAPCSERTDEEEATPTSTGSSSPTPVQGTRQKEVETGGMGEREGACPEPPAPGERPCLRLLPQESPLLHRVKFQIGSSESPDSDLESRQREMDRSYRCYRDSLAEDPGGVLAEADAETEDAAPKTPPQHAATHCDRDTGALGDPGRAGPEGACPAERPGTPGCPGMRAQPSADRAGPVRPCPGWCAPYGSGVRKLPLRLQGDIRRNESSDSALGDSDDEDSSVEPSARQEHPREEYELPLLRTEIISKPDVNNFGRSLFGGYCPQYMPDFVLHGTSSDERLRQCLMADLDHTVLHPALDEPIAEAVCIIADTDKMTVQVATSQRRVMDSNKLGKEVLVSSLVTSLLHSLLQLSKLHISPDFCVMHLEDRLQEVYFKSRMLAEYLKGQTRVHVRELGQVLGIESNDLPLLAAVASTHSPYVAQILL, via the exons ATGGCTCCCACTCTCCTTCAGAGGCTTTTTAGTAAAAGGGCCAACGCGGCGTCTTCGCGGGATTATAAAGGGCCGGATCTATG CTGGGCGTCATCTGAGTTGGACCTGAACCAGATCCGCCTGATCGTCTACCAGGACTGCGAGCGCAGGGGGCGGCAGGTTCTGTTCGACTCCAAAGCCATCCGGAAGATTGACACGTCTGACCCG AATGGCGATGAGGCACAGGCGAAAACACAGGGCAGGTGCTACCAGGGAAACAGGAGCGGGGCCTGCACCATTAACGCCCCGAACGTCAGCGCACCTGGCGCGCCCGGCGACAGAGAGGCACTGCCTAGCTACCAG TACACAAGGCCAGCGTCGGATGTCAACATGCTGGGCGAGATGATGTTTGGCTCGGTTGCCATGAGCTACAAAGGGTCTACACTAAAGATACACTACATACG CTCACCACCCCAGCTGATGGTCAGCAAGGTCTTTTCCACCAGAGTGGGCAGCGCAACAGGGAGCACAAACAC GCTGCAGGACAGCTTTGAGTACATCCACCATGAGTCTGTGGCAGGGAAGTCCTGTCCAAGCCAGAGCGGCCTGGGAAGCCAGAGTGGAAGCAGCATAG CTCACAGCACCCCTGTGGACATGCCGAGCAGAGGTCACAGCGAGGACAGAGATAGCGGCATAGCTCGATCAG cgTCCCTGAGCAGCCTGCTGGTCACGCCCCTCCCGTCCCCaggctcctccctctccagcgGCTGCGCCAGCAGCTACCAGCGGCGCTGGCTGCGCAGCCAGACCACCAGCCTGGAGAACGGTCCCGTGCCACGCTG GGGTAACGAGGAGACCTTCAGCCTATCGGACGAGAGCTGCAGCTCGAACCCGGCCATCGTCCGGCGGAAGAAGATTGCAGTCAGCATCATCTTCTCTCTCccggagaaggaggaggagaacaagAGCTTCCAGGACTTCTTCTTTTCTCACTTTCCCCTCTTCGAATCCCACATGAACAAGCTGAAGACTGCCATTGAGAAG GCGATGATCCTGTGCCGGAAGATTGCGGAGTCCAGCCAGCGGGTGCAGGTGTACCTGTGTCGAGTTATGGACGCACTGGGGGAGTTCCG GACGACGGTGTGGAACCTGTACATGGCTCCCCGGATCACGGAGCCCGTGTGGCTGACCATGGTGTCCCAGACGACCGAGAAGAGCCCGCTGTGCCAGCGCTTCCTCAGGGAGCTCACCACCCTCACGGAGCACACCGCCAAGAGCCA GTTTCTTGCCTCACTGTtgactgctgtcctgacccATCACCTGGCCTGGGTTCCCACAGTCATGCCAAATGACCACCCGCCAATCAAGTCCTTCTCGGGGAAGCACACATCTCAGTCAGTAGACATGCTGGCCAAGTCCCACCCCTACAACCCCCTCTGGGCACAACTTG GTGATCTGTACGGTGCGCTGGGCTCGCCTGTGCGGCTGGCGCGGACTGTGGTGGTGGGGAAGCGCCGGGAGCTGGTGCAGCGGGTCCTCTACGTCCTCACCTACTTCATCCGCTGCTCAGACCTGCAGGAGAACGCGTTCCGCGCCAGCGAGCGGGCGCAGGGCGAGGCCGTGCTCACCACCACGCTGGAGAGGGGCGAGGTGGAGGAGTCGGAGTACGTGGTGGTCTCTGTGCGGAGCGAGCAGCCGGAGGGCGAGAGGGCCGGGATCCCCGCGGCCCAGGACCACCACGCCCAGGGCGGCGAGCTCGGCCAATCGGCTCCCTGCTCAGAGAGGACGGACGAGGAGGAGGCCACGCCCACCAGCACAGGTTCTTCCAGCCCTACACCTGTGCAGGGGACCAGGCAGAAAGAGGTGGAGACGGGGGGCATGGGCGAGCGGGAGGGGGCGTGCCCCGAGCCCCCTGCCCCGGGGGAGAGACCCTGTTTGAGACTGCTGCCCCAGGAGAGCCCTCTCCTGCACAGGGTAAAGTTCCAGATCGGGAGCTCGGAGTCGCCCGATTCGGACCTGGAGTCCCGTCAGAGGGAGATGGACAGGAGTTACCGCTGCTACAGGGACAGCCTGGCCGAGGACCCTGGCGGCGTGCTGGCCGAGGCGGACGCGGAGACCGAGGACGCCGCGCCAAAGACTCCCCCGCAGCACGCCGCCACACACTGTGACAGGGACACGGGTGCGCTAGGGGACCCGGGCCGGGCCGGGCCGGAGGGGGCGTGTCCCGCTGAGAGACCCGGGACGCCGGGCTGTCCCGGCATGCGCGCGCAGCCCTCGGCAGACAGGGCGGGGCCGGTGAGGCCCTGCCCGGGATGGTGTGCTCCCTATGGGAGCGGCGTGAGGAAGCTGCCCCTCAGGTTGCAGGGGGACATCCGCAGGAACGAAAGCTCGGACAGCGCCCTGGGGGACAGCGATGACGAGGACTCGTCGGTGGAGCCGTCTGCGCGGCAGGAGCATCCCAGAGAAGAGTACGAACTGCCCCTGCTCAG GACAGAAATCATCAGCAAGCCAGATGTGAACAATTTTGGCAGGTCGCTGTTTGGTGGCTACTGTCCCCAGTACATGCCAGACTTCGTCCTGCACGGGACCAGCTCAGATGAGCGACTCAGACAGTGTCTGATGGCTGATCTCGATCACACTGTCTTG CACCCGGCCCTGGACGAGCCCATAGCGGAGGCGGTGTGCATCATCGCAGACACGGATAAGATGACCGTGCAGGTGGCTACCAGCCAGCGCAGGGTGATGGACTCCAACAAGCTGGGCAAGGAGGTGCTGGTGTCCAGCCTCGTCACCAGCCTCCTACATTCCCTACTCCAGCTTTCCAAGCTCCACATCTCTCCTGACTTT TGCGTGATGCACCTGGAGGATCGGCTGCAGGAAGTGTACTTCAAAAGCAGGATGCTGGCGGAGTACTTAAAGGGACAGACCAGAGTGCACGTCAGGGAACTGGGACAGGTCCTGGG GATCGAATCGAACGACCTCCCCCTGCTGGCGGCCGTGGCCAGCACGCACTCCCCGTACGTGGCCCAGATCCTGCTGTGA
- the fnip2 gene encoding folliculin-interacting protein 2 isoform X3, which yields MESSWASSELDLNQIRLIVYQDCERRGRQVLFDSKAIRKIDTSDPKNGDEAQAKTQGRCYQGNRSGACTINAPNVSAPGAPGDREALPSYQYTRPASDVNMLGEMMFGSVAMSYKGSTLKIHYIRSPPQLMVSKVFSTRVGSATGSTNTLQDSFEYIHHESVAGKSCPSQSGLGSQSGSSIAHSTPVDMPSRGHSEDRDSGIARSASLSSLLVTPLPSPGSSLSSGCASSYQRRWLRSQTTSLENGPVPRWGNEETFSLSDESCSSNPAIVRRKKIAVSIIFSLPEKEEENKSFQDFFFSHFPLFESHMNKLKTAIEKAMILCRKIAESSQRVQVYLCRVMDALGEFRTTVWNLYMAPRITEPVWLTMVSQTTEKSPLCQRFLRELTTLTEHTAKSQFLASLLTAVLTHHLAWVPTVMPNDHPPIKSFSGKHTSQSVDMLAKSHPYNPLWAQLGDLYGALGSPVRLARTVVVGKRRELVQRVLYVLTYFIRCSDLQENAFRASERAQGEAVLTTTLERGEVEESEYVVVSVRSEQPEGERAGIPAAQDHHAQGGELGQSAPCSERTDEEEATPTSTGSSSPTPVQGTRQKEVETGGMGEREGACPEPPAPGERPCLRLLPQESPLLHRVKFQIGSSESPDSDLESRQREMDRSYRCYRDSLAEDPGGVLAEADAETEDAAPKTPPQHAATHCDRDTGALGDPGRAGPEGACPAERPGTPGCPGMRAQPSADRAGPVRPCPGWCAPYGSGVRKLPLRLQGDIRRNESSDSALGDSDDEDSSVEPSARQEHPREEYELPLLRTEIISKPDVNNFGRSLFGGYCPQYMPDFVLHGTSSDERLRQCLMADLDHTVLHPALDEPIAEAVCIIADTDKMTVQVATSQRRVMDSNKLGKEVLVSSLVTSLLHSLLQLSKLHISPDFCVMHLEDRLQEVYFKSRMLAEYLKGQTRVHVRELGQVLGIESNDLPLLAAVASTHSPYVAQILL from the exons ATGGAGAGCAG CTGGGCGTCATCTGAGTTGGACCTGAACCAGATCCGCCTGATCGTCTACCAGGACTGCGAGCGCAGGGGGCGGCAGGTTCTGTTCGACTCCAAAGCCATCCGGAAGATTGACACGTCTGACCCG AAGAATGGCGATGAGGCACAGGCGAAAACACAGGGCAGGTGCTACCAGGGAAACAGGAGCGGGGCCTGCACCATTAACGCCCCGAACGTCAGCGCACCTGGCGCGCCCGGCGACAGAGAGGCACTGCCTAGCTACCAG TACACAAGGCCAGCGTCGGATGTCAACATGCTGGGCGAGATGATGTTTGGCTCGGTTGCCATGAGCTACAAAGGGTCTACACTAAAGATACACTACATACG CTCACCACCCCAGCTGATGGTCAGCAAGGTCTTTTCCACCAGAGTGGGCAGCGCAACAGGGAGCACAAACAC GCTGCAGGACAGCTTTGAGTACATCCACCATGAGTCTGTGGCAGGGAAGTCCTGTCCAAGCCAGAGCGGCCTGGGAAGCCAGAGTGGAAGCAGCATAG CTCACAGCACCCCTGTGGACATGCCGAGCAGAGGTCACAGCGAGGACAGAGATAGCGGCATAGCTCGATCAG cgTCCCTGAGCAGCCTGCTGGTCACGCCCCTCCCGTCCCCaggctcctccctctccagcgGCTGCGCCAGCAGCTACCAGCGGCGCTGGCTGCGCAGCCAGACCACCAGCCTGGAGAACGGTCCCGTGCCACGCTG GGGTAACGAGGAGACCTTCAGCCTATCGGACGAGAGCTGCAGCTCGAACCCGGCCATCGTCCGGCGGAAGAAGATTGCAGTCAGCATCATCTTCTCTCTCccggagaaggaggaggagaacaagAGCTTCCAGGACTTCTTCTTTTCTCACTTTCCCCTCTTCGAATCCCACATGAACAAGCTGAAGACTGCCATTGAGAAG GCGATGATCCTGTGCCGGAAGATTGCGGAGTCCAGCCAGCGGGTGCAGGTGTACCTGTGTCGAGTTATGGACGCACTGGGGGAGTTCCG GACGACGGTGTGGAACCTGTACATGGCTCCCCGGATCACGGAGCCCGTGTGGCTGACCATGGTGTCCCAGACGACCGAGAAGAGCCCGCTGTGCCAGCGCTTCCTCAGGGAGCTCACCACCCTCACGGAGCACACCGCCAAGAGCCA GTTTCTTGCCTCACTGTtgactgctgtcctgacccATCACCTGGCCTGGGTTCCCACAGTCATGCCAAATGACCACCCGCCAATCAAGTCCTTCTCGGGGAAGCACACATCTCAGTCAGTAGACATGCTGGCCAAGTCCCACCCCTACAACCCCCTCTGGGCACAACTTG GTGATCTGTACGGTGCGCTGGGCTCGCCTGTGCGGCTGGCGCGGACTGTGGTGGTGGGGAAGCGCCGGGAGCTGGTGCAGCGGGTCCTCTACGTCCTCACCTACTTCATCCGCTGCTCAGACCTGCAGGAGAACGCGTTCCGCGCCAGCGAGCGGGCGCAGGGCGAGGCCGTGCTCACCACCACGCTGGAGAGGGGCGAGGTGGAGGAGTCGGAGTACGTGGTGGTCTCTGTGCGGAGCGAGCAGCCGGAGGGCGAGAGGGCCGGGATCCCCGCGGCCCAGGACCACCACGCCCAGGGCGGCGAGCTCGGCCAATCGGCTCCCTGCTCAGAGAGGACGGACGAGGAGGAGGCCACGCCCACCAGCACAGGTTCTTCCAGCCCTACACCTGTGCAGGGGACCAGGCAGAAAGAGGTGGAGACGGGGGGCATGGGCGAGCGGGAGGGGGCGTGCCCCGAGCCCCCTGCCCCGGGGGAGAGACCCTGTTTGAGACTGCTGCCCCAGGAGAGCCCTCTCCTGCACAGGGTAAAGTTCCAGATCGGGAGCTCGGAGTCGCCCGATTCGGACCTGGAGTCCCGTCAGAGGGAGATGGACAGGAGTTACCGCTGCTACAGGGACAGCCTGGCCGAGGACCCTGGCGGCGTGCTGGCCGAGGCGGACGCGGAGACCGAGGACGCCGCGCCAAAGACTCCCCCGCAGCACGCCGCCACACACTGTGACAGGGACACGGGTGCGCTAGGGGACCCGGGCCGGGCCGGGCCGGAGGGGGCGTGTCCCGCTGAGAGACCCGGGACGCCGGGCTGTCCCGGCATGCGCGCGCAGCCCTCGGCAGACAGGGCGGGGCCGGTGAGGCCCTGCCCGGGATGGTGTGCTCCCTATGGGAGCGGCGTGAGGAAGCTGCCCCTCAGGTTGCAGGGGGACATCCGCAGGAACGAAAGCTCGGACAGCGCCCTGGGGGACAGCGATGACGAGGACTCGTCGGTGGAGCCGTCTGCGCGGCAGGAGCATCCCAGAGAAGAGTACGAACTGCCCCTGCTCAG GACAGAAATCATCAGCAAGCCAGATGTGAACAATTTTGGCAGGTCGCTGTTTGGTGGCTACTGTCCCCAGTACATGCCAGACTTCGTCCTGCACGGGACCAGCTCAGATGAGCGACTCAGACAGTGTCTGATGGCTGATCTCGATCACACTGTCTTG CACCCGGCCCTGGACGAGCCCATAGCGGAGGCGGTGTGCATCATCGCAGACACGGATAAGATGACCGTGCAGGTGGCTACCAGCCAGCGCAGGGTGATGGACTCCAACAAGCTGGGCAAGGAGGTGCTGGTGTCCAGCCTCGTCACCAGCCTCCTACATTCCCTACTCCAGCTTTCCAAGCTCCACATCTCTCCTGACTTT TGCGTGATGCACCTGGAGGATCGGCTGCAGGAAGTGTACTTCAAAAGCAGGATGCTGGCGGAGTACTTAAAGGGACAGACCAGAGTGCACGTCAGGGAACTGGGACAGGTCCTGGG GATCGAATCGAACGACCTCCCCCTGCTGGCGGCCGTGGCCAGCACGCACTCCCCGTACGTGGCCCAGATCCTGCTGTGA